One Flagellimonas sp. CMM7 genomic region harbors:
- a CDS encoding 7TM diverse intracellular signaling domain-containing protein produces the protein MKINCYNYCLFWCLALQACLSKASDTLVLNTTSTNQNLKGFTTIYVSENKVSTFSLETLNQYNQAKDERSFFYLDFDVTAAYSAFSLKNASPTKKEIIFSFSYPFLEDVKIYKAIKGNLSLEGNIGIHTLKRSVERTWKIPIVLLPNEEASYFLVFNKSKGKPLATDITLRDSNTDSRISGFQNLGIGSYLGLVLLSLLFTIFIFVLVKRSLFLWYGLYLIALAIFMGSYLGYTNVFLPSQKLDLGRAIYVISIELSTAIFVLFAQQILMAKRYLPRLKKCVEIVIVFQVAFRIFLHFVANSLYAGQVKLFMKLWYATILFLVIAVTVEIFTYLRHNKKVGSYFAVSYLFMAVGSIALVLHHSFGLLKLSFYGLPGIFYASAIEIFLLTTTLTIVVGQIYRERNTLSEKLILQQQKFLNAFVQGQEDERKRVGSELHDNIGSKISNLKRLFSAKYSDAKMQKEFDDICEDVRDVAHSITPAEISLVGLSGAIDELLETIEKTEQLTINFNTFQFPENLNEGISTHLFRIVQELLQNVIKHANASSVDIQLFGHNNSVTLSFEDDGQGIVQKNSSSGIGLKNIKSRVAQMNGQFLFDSVKDKGTSVLVIIPTKYT, from the coding sequence ATGAAAATCAATTGCTATAACTATTGTCTCTTTTGGTGTTTAGCACTGCAGGCTTGTTTATCAAAAGCAAGTGATACTTTGGTATTAAATACTACCAGTACTAACCAAAACCTAAAGGGTTTCACTACCATTTATGTTTCAGAAAACAAAGTTTCTACATTTTCACTTGAAACCCTTAATCAATACAACCAAGCAAAAGATGAACGCTCCTTTTTCTATTTGGATTTTGATGTAACTGCAGCCTATTCCGCCTTCTCGCTTAAAAATGCATCCCCTACTAAAAAAGAAATCATTTTCTCTTTTTCGTATCCGTTCCTAGAAGATGTAAAAATCTACAAAGCAATAAAAGGAAATCTAAGCCTAGAAGGAAATATTGGTATTCACACCCTAAAACGGTCCGTTGAACGCACATGGAAAATACCAATAGTCTTATTGCCAAATGAAGAAGCTTCTTATTTTTTGGTTTTTAATAAATCTAAAGGAAAGCCATTGGCAACGGATATTACTTTACGAGACAGCAATACGGATTCTCGAATAAGTGGTTTCCAAAATTTGGGAATTGGCTCATACCTAGGCCTTGTTTTATTGTCTCTACTTTTTACGATCTTCATTTTTGTACTTGTTAAACGCTCGCTTTTTTTGTGGTACGGACTATATCTTATTGCCTTGGCCATTTTTATGGGTTCATATCTTGGCTACACCAATGTGTTCTTGCCCTCCCAAAAATTGGATCTTGGCCGAGCCATATATGTAATTTCTATAGAACTTTCCACCGCTATTTTTGTGTTGTTCGCGCAGCAAATCCTTATGGCTAAAAGGTATTTACCCAGACTTAAAAAATGTGTTGAGATTGTAATTGTATTTCAAGTTGCATTTCGAATTTTTCTCCACTTTGTGGCCAATTCCCTTTATGCTGGACAGGTTAAGCTGTTTATGAAACTTTGGTACGCAACAATCCTATTTTTGGTCATCGCCGTAACCGTAGAAATATTTACCTATCTAAGGCACAACAAAAAAGTTGGGTCTTACTTTGCCGTTTCATATCTGTTCATGGCCGTTGGATCTATCGCATTGGTACTTCATCACAGTTTTGGACTATTGAAACTGTCATTTTATGGCCTTCCTGGAATATTTTATGCTTCTGCTATCGAAATTTTCCTTCTGACTACCACTTTAACTATTGTTGTTGGGCAAATTTATCGTGAACGAAATACACTCTCTGAAAAACTGATACTTCAACAACAGAAATTCTTGAATGCCTTTGTCCAAGGACAAGAAGACGAACGTAAACGTGTTGGCAGTGAGCTGCATGATAATATCGGAAGTAAAATCTCTAACCTGAAAAGGTTGTTCAGCGCAAAATATTCCGATGCGAAAATGCAAAAGGAATTTGATGATATTTGTGAGGATGTAAGGGATGTAGCCCATAGCATTACCCCTGCTGAAATTTCACTCGTAGGGCTTTCTGGGGCTATTGATGAACTTTTGGAAACCATCGAGAAGACCGAACAACTCACTATAAATTTCAACACTTTTCAATTCCCCGAAAACCTCAACGAGGGAATTTCCACACATTTGTTCAGGATTGTGCAGGAACTGCTCCAAAATGTAATCAAACATGCCAATGCATCTTCCGTGGATATTCAGCTGTTTGGCCATAATAACTCCGTCACCCTAAGCTTTGAAGATGATGGCCAGGGCATTGTGCAAAAAAATTCCTCTTCTGGCATTGGCCTAAAGAATATCAAATCAAGGGTGGCCCAAATGAATGGGCAATTTCTTTTTGATTCTGTTAAAGACAAAGGCACCTCTGTCTTGGTCATAATTCCTACAAAATATACCTGA
- the dusB gene encoding tRNA dihydrouridine synthase DusB yields MPKIGDIELPDFPLLLAPMEDVSDPPFRALCKEQGADVVYTEFISSEGLIRDAAKSTMKLDIYEKERPVGIQIFGAELDSMLQATDIVEKSNPDIIDINFGCPVKKVVSKNAGAGILRDIPLMVKLTEEIVKRTKLPVTVKTRLGWDSDSIKIVEVAERLQDVGIKAIAIHGRTRVQMYKGDADWKPISQVKNNSRMHIPVFGNGDIDTPEAAVRMRDEFGLDGAMIGRASIGNPWFFAAVKHFFKTGTHLAPPTMEERVDAARRHLQMAIDWKGEKLGVFETRRHYTNYFKGIPHFKEYRMKMVTSDESSDVFATFDEVLEKFGDFQFA; encoded by the coding sequence TTGCCTAAAATTGGAGACATAGAACTTCCTGATTTTCCGCTACTTCTTGCCCCCATGGAAGATGTTAGCGACCCTCCTTTTCGAGCTTTGTGCAAAGAGCAAGGGGCAGATGTAGTGTACACAGAATTTATTTCTTCGGAAGGACTTATCAGAGATGCTGCCAAAAGCACCATGAAATTGGATATCTATGAAAAAGAACGCCCGGTAGGCATTCAAATATTTGGGGCTGAACTGGATTCTATGCTTCAAGCTACTGATATTGTTGAGAAATCCAACCCAGATATTATTGATATTAACTTTGGTTGTCCCGTAAAAAAAGTGGTCAGCAAAAATGCGGGAGCGGGGATTCTAAGAGATATTCCGCTAATGGTAAAATTGACGGAGGAGATAGTAAAAAGAACCAAATTACCCGTTACGGTAAAAACCAGATTAGGGTGGGACAGTGATTCCATTAAAATTGTTGAGGTTGCAGAACGGTTACAGGATGTTGGTATCAAAGCGATCGCTATTCATGGACGAACAAGGGTTCAGATGTATAAGGGTGATGCTGATTGGAAACCAATTTCACAAGTAAAAAACAACTCTAGGATGCATATTCCCGTTTTCGGAAATGGTGATATAGACACACCGGAAGCGGCCGTTAGAATGAGGGATGAATTTGGATTGGATGGAGCTATGATTGGCCGAGCCAGTATAGGAAACCCATGGTTCTTTGCGGCAGTAAAGCATTTTTTCAAAACCGGAACCCACTTAGCGCCACCAACTATGGAAGAACGGGTAGATGCGGCTCGTAGACATTTACAGATGGCTATTGATTGGAAGGGAGAAAAATTGGGGGTTTTTGAAACGAGAAGGCATTACACCAACTATTTTAAGGGGATACCCCACTTCAAAGAGTATCGAATGAAAATGGTTACTAGCGATGAATCTTCAGATGTTTTTGCGACTTTTGATGAGGTCTTGGAAAAGTTTGGAGATTTTCAGTTTGCTTAA
- a CDS encoding outer membrane beta-barrel protein: MKPTLRNSIILFCILLFAFVTVSNAQRKGQKTQDVPISVSAITEDDLDKSHDDLKDIFYAGVSIGVPSGSLGDASSFTYGAIAGYSFGVSKRLGLGPEVNYTHFVGKDRDFGDMTIEGEGFDFAGLSARADYHFNDKFGAGANVGYGTYLEENSDFEGYYTVGLRWRPVPGLVIRPEITFGDDREQYSVRVYRTF; encoded by the coding sequence ATGAAACCCACATTACGTAATTCCATTATTTTGTTTTGCATCTTGTTATTTGCCTTTGTCACCGTTTCCAACGCACAAAGAAAAGGGCAAAAAACGCAAGACGTTCCCATATCCGTTTCTGCAATTACAGAAGATGATTTAGATAAATCACATGACGATTTAAAGGATATATTTTACGCAGGAGTTAGCATTGGTGTACCCTCTGGAAGTTTAGGTGATGCCAGTTCATTTACGTACGGCGCAATTGCAGGTTATTCCTTTGGGGTTTCTAAACGTTTAGGTTTAGGTCCTGAAGTTAACTACACTCACTTTGTTGGAAAAGATCGGGATTTTGGAGATATGACAATTGAAGGAGAAGGATTTGATTTTGCTGGACTAAGTGCAAGGGCAGATTATCATTTTAATGACAAATTTGGAGCAGGTGCCAATGTAGGATACGGCACTTATTTAGAGGAAAATTCAGATTTTGAAGGGTACTATACTGTTGGGCTTAGATGGAGACCAGTACCAGGGCTTGTTATCAGGCCAGAAATTACTTTCGGGGATGACAGGGAACAATATAGTGTTAGAGTTTACCGTACATTCTAA
- a CDS encoding response regulator transcription factor, translating to MNNPTKRILICEDHQIVIDGLRSIILDFPRFDVVDTANNFSELLPSLKKHNPHILLLDLNLPHKNGIEILQELRLRKSQVKVLILTMYNKKTIVRKVFSEGANGFLLKNCSSEDLHSALIHVSESDLFYYGEGVTKSKKQQGLDDDEFYKGIQLTPREKEIIKHLCEGQKVPDIARSMHISPLTVETHKKNIYRKLGVDTSVKLVRFVHENQLL from the coding sequence GTGAATAATCCAACCAAAAGAATTCTCATTTGCGAGGACCATCAGATTGTTATTGATGGTCTACGATCTATAATTCTTGATTTTCCTAGGTTTGATGTTGTTGATACCGCTAACAATTTTTCTGAATTACTACCATCACTAAAAAAACACAATCCCCATATTCTCCTATTGGATTTAAATCTTCCCCATAAAAACGGAATTGAAATTCTACAAGAGCTTAGGTTAAGAAAGAGTCAGGTAAAAGTGCTGATTCTCACCATGTACAATAAAAAAACCATTGTTAGAAAGGTTTTTTCCGAAGGAGCCAATGGGTTTTTGTTGAAAAATTGCTCCTCAGAAGATTTGCACAGCGCGCTCATCCATGTATCCGAAAGCGATCTTTTTTATTATGGAGAAGGGGTAACCAAAAGTAAAAAACAACAAGGACTGGACGATGATGAATTTTATAAAGGAATACAGCTGACCCCTAGAGAAAAGGAAATTATAAAGCATTTATGTGAAGGTCAAAAGGTTCCAGATATTGCACGGTCCATGCACATAAGTCCGCTCACGGTTGAAACACATAAAAAAAATATTTATAGAAAACTTGGCGTGGATACCAGCGTGAAGCTTGTAAGGTTTGTTCATGAAAATCAATTGCTATAA
- the lepA gene encoding translation elongation factor 4: MKKIRNFCIIAHIDHGKSTLADRLLDFTGSVTEREKQDQLLDSMDLERERGITIKSHAIQMEYEHQGEEYVLNLIDTPGHVDFSYEVSRSIAACEGALLVVDAAQSIQAQTISNLYLALENDLEIIPVLNKVDLPSANPEEVTDDIVDLLGCKPEEVIPASAKTGIGIKEILTAIIDRVPAPEGNLNEPLQALVFDSVYNPFRGVETYFRVINGEIKKGQKIKFVATGKDYFADEIGTLKLTQVPKNIISSGDVGYLITGIKDAREVKVGDTITDAINPTQNAIDGFEDVKPMVFAGIYPVDTEDFEELRSSMEKLQLNDASLVFAPESSAALGFGFRCGFLGMLHMEIIQERLEREFNMTVITTVPNVSYHAFTRKNPDTPMIVNNPTDLPDPSSIDRVEEPYIKATIITKSDFVGNVMSLCIEKRGQITNQTYLTTERVELNFDMPLAEIVFDFYDRLKTVSKGYASFDYTPIGMKTSKLVRVDILLNAQPVDALSALIHADNAATIGKKMCEKLKELIPRQQFDIPIQAAIGAKIISRETTKALRKDVTAKCYGGDISRKRKLLEKQKKGKKRMRQVGNVEVPQEAFMAVLKLND, translated from the coding sequence ATGAAGAAGATCAGAAATTTTTGCATTATTGCCCATATAGACCACGGTAAAAGTACTTTGGCCGACCGCTTGTTAGATTTTACAGGTTCCGTAACTGAACGTGAAAAACAAGACCAGCTTTTGGATAGTATGGATTTGGAACGGGAGCGTGGCATCACCATAAAGAGCCATGCCATTCAAATGGAATATGAACACCAGGGAGAGGAGTATGTGCTCAATCTAATTGACACTCCAGGTCATGTTGATTTTTCCTATGAAGTTTCGCGCTCCATTGCAGCATGCGAAGGTGCTCTTTTAGTGGTTGATGCGGCACAAAGTATTCAAGCCCAGACTATTTCTAATCTCTATCTGGCTTTAGAAAACGATTTGGAAATTATCCCCGTCCTCAACAAAGTAGACTTGCCAAGTGCCAATCCAGAGGAAGTAACTGATGATATAGTAGATTTGTTAGGGTGCAAACCAGAAGAAGTAATTCCCGCCAGTGCAAAAACTGGTATAGGTATTAAAGAAATCCTTACTGCTATTATTGACCGTGTTCCTGCTCCAGAAGGAAATCTCAATGAACCCTTACAAGCCTTGGTTTTTGATTCTGTTTATAATCCTTTTAGGGGTGTTGAAACCTACTTTAGAGTTATTAATGGTGAAATCAAGAAGGGACAAAAGATAAAATTTGTGGCTACTGGCAAAGATTATTTTGCTGATGAAATTGGAACCCTCAAGTTGACTCAGGTTCCTAAAAATATAATTTCCTCTGGTGATGTTGGATATTTGATTACCGGTATCAAAGACGCTCGCGAAGTAAAAGTTGGAGATACTATAACCGATGCCATCAACCCGACCCAAAATGCAATTGATGGTTTTGAAGATGTAAAACCGATGGTGTTTGCTGGAATTTATCCAGTAGATACCGAGGATTTTGAAGAATTGCGTTCCTCTATGGAAAAACTACAGCTTAATGATGCCTCTTTGGTTTTTGCACCTGAAAGCAGTGCTGCCCTAGGGTTTGGTTTTCGTTGTGGGTTTTTGGGGATGCTCCATATGGAAATCATTCAAGAACGTTTGGAGCGTGAATTCAATATGACCGTAATTACCACGGTTCCGAACGTTAGCTATCACGCGTTTACCCGTAAAAACCCGGATACGCCAATGATCGTTAACAATCCTACTGATCTTCCCGACCCATCATCAATAGACCGTGTTGAAGAGCCTTATATTAAAGCTACCATTATTACTAAGTCCGATTTTGTTGGCAATGTAATGTCTTTATGTATAGAAAAAAGAGGGCAAATTACCAATCAAACATACTTAACCACAGAACGTGTAGAATTAAACTTTGATATGCCCTTGGCTGAAATTGTATTCGATTTCTATGATCGTCTAAAAACTGTTTCTAAAGGATATGCTTCTTTTGATTATACGCCGATAGGTATGAAAACCTCTAAATTAGTACGCGTAGATATTCTGTTAAATGCACAACCTGTGGATGCTCTTTCTGCATTAATACATGCTGATAACGCAGCCACTATCGGCAAAAAAATGTGCGAAAAATTAAAAGAGCTTATCCCTAGACAGCAATTTGATATTCCAATACAAGCAGCTATCGGTGCTAAAATTATTTCCAGAGAAACTACCAAAGCTTTACGTAAGGATGTAACAGCAAAATGTTATGGTGGAGATATCTCTAGAAAGCGAAAATTATTGGAAAAACAGAAGAAAGGAAAAAAACGAATGCGTCAAGTAGGTAATGTGGAAGTTCCCCAAGAAGCATTTATGGCCGTTTTAAAACTGAATGATTAA
- a CDS encoding outer membrane beta-barrel family protein, protein MKHFTYIFFIVFLISKSLTGQTYEIKGKVVNSENKTIPYANILLLQAADSTFVKGTSADDNGLFVLTEVKPNLYLLQASYVGVGSEPRALDIAKDVSLGALIIPLGTTDLEEVVVTAKRPTLKRLADRLVFSVENTVVSQGSSWDILKSTPGVIVNQEELQIRGQSATVYLNDRKVQLSGQEVKDLLDGLSGTAIKSIEVIANPPASYEAEGGPILNIVTAKNVIPGYKGSINGSYTQAVFPKYSIGTSHYYKTEKLNLFANYTINPKKELRKTNKGINFIDNTNSIFSRWGTQYNQVNSSQAQSANLILDYDFDDRNSVNLTSNMALNPGEEQETFLSTDIRNAQNLIDSTFTTQNNANRDNTNLAFDLTYVHKLKKPGAKISLNGHYTYYDGQTEQNLISNYFDNNGSFIRNFGFDTDSQQDIQIFTGQADYSSPLGNASIETGLKISSIASESNIDFFNFVGADDQVDASLSDNYTYDENVYAAYFSLVKNWEKWSIKTGLRGELTKATGTSLTLNEINTQDFFEPFPSLYVLYSPSDKHSFAFDYGRNVDRPKYNDLNPFRYFFNENDFEEGNPQLMPSFSNNFNLNYTFNSEFFFDVYYRDNGKNIADLVFQNNTNQTLVELKQNVLGSKSYGLDFTVSKSIMPFWFLYAYVSLFHEEETFLAVESNNQQFTNEVEGVYGYLANYLTLSKDGTFTGELTMTYLSKFLFGSYISDEEVNLTLGLRKSLFNNRAIISVAAEDILERFNPTYSSRYLNQDNFYRRRPETQFIRVGFTYNFGNFRLEDNQKEIDKKERERLELE, encoded by the coding sequence ATGAAACACTTCACCTATATCTTCTTTATAGTGTTTTTAATCTCCAAAAGCTTAACTGGACAAACTTATGAGATAAAAGGAAAGGTTGTAAATAGCGAAAACAAAACCATTCCTTATGCAAATATTTTACTTTTACAAGCAGCAGATTCCACCTTTGTAAAAGGAACATCTGCTGATGATAATGGACTTTTTGTGCTTACAGAGGTTAAGCCAAATTTGTATTTACTTCAAGCCAGTTATGTTGGAGTAGGGTCTGAACCACGCGCACTGGACATTGCTAAAGATGTATCCCTGGGGGCGTTGATAATTCCGTTGGGCACAACCGACCTGGAGGAAGTTGTAGTGACAGCCAAAAGACCTACGTTAAAAAGATTAGCAGACAGACTGGTCTTTTCAGTTGAAAATACGGTTGTTTCTCAAGGTAGTTCTTGGGACATACTTAAAAGCACCCCAGGTGTTATAGTAAATCAAGAGGAACTCCAGATAAGAGGGCAAAGTGCCACGGTATACCTTAATGATAGAAAAGTACAATTGTCCGGGCAAGAAGTAAAGGATTTATTGGATGGCCTTTCTGGAACAGCCATAAAATCTATTGAAGTAATTGCAAACCCACCCGCAAGTTATGAGGCAGAGGGCGGGCCCATTTTAAATATAGTTACTGCGAAAAATGTAATTCCCGGATACAAAGGAAGTATTAATGGGAGCTATACTCAGGCAGTGTTTCCAAAGTATAGTATAGGAACAAGTCATTATTATAAAACAGAGAAGCTAAACCTGTTTGCCAATTATACTATCAACCCTAAAAAAGAGCTTCGAAAAACAAATAAAGGAATTAATTTTATTGACAATACCAATTCAATCTTTTCAAGATGGGGTACACAATATAATCAGGTTAATAGCTCCCAGGCCCAAAGCGCGAACCTAATTCTTGATTACGATTTTGATGACCGGAATAGTGTAAACCTTACGTCAAACATGGCCCTTAATCCAGGAGAAGAACAGGAAACTTTTCTAAGCACTGATATCAGAAATGCACAAAACCTCATAGACTCAACATTTACAACGCAAAACAACGCCAACCGAGACAACACCAATTTAGCCTTTGATTTAACCTATGTACACAAATTAAAGAAGCCGGGGGCAAAGATTTCTTTAAATGGACATTATACCTATTATGATGGACAAACGGAACAAAACCTTATTTCCAATTATTTTGATAACAATGGGAGCTTTATTAGAAACTTTGGTTTTGACACAGATTCTCAGCAAGACATTCAAATTTTTACAGGGCAGGCAGATTATTCATCACCATTAGGAAATGCTTCGATAGAGACAGGTCTTAAGATTTCATCTATTGCTTCTGAAAGTAATATTGACTTTTTCAATTTTGTTGGAGCAGATGACCAAGTGGACGCTTCCTTGTCTGATAATTATACCTATGATGAGAATGTGTATGCAGCATATTTTAGTTTAGTGAAAAACTGGGAAAAATGGTCAATAAAAACTGGGTTGAGGGGAGAACTGACCAAAGCAACAGGAACATCGCTCACGTTGAATGAAATAAACACCCAAGATTTTTTTGAGCCTTTCCCTTCCCTTTATGTACTATATTCTCCTTCGGACAAACACAGCTTCGCTTTTGATTACGGAAGAAATGTTGATAGGCCAAAGTATAATGATTTAAATCCGTTCCGCTATTTTTTCAATGAAAATGACTTTGAGGAGGGCAACCCCCAATTGATGCCCAGTTTTTCAAACAACTTCAATCTCAACTACACCTTCAACAGTGAATTCTTCTTTGATGTGTATTATAGAGATAATGGCAAAAACATTGCTGATTTGGTTTTTCAAAACAACACCAATCAAACCTTGGTTGAGCTGAAGCAAAATGTTTTAGGAAGTAAATCTTATGGATTGGATTTTACGGTTAGCAAAAGTATAATGCCCTTTTGGTTCCTTTATGCATACGTTTCATTGTTTCATGAGGAGGAAACTTTTTTGGCCGTTGAGAGCAATAACCAACAATTTACCAACGAGGTGGAGGGAGTTTATGGTTATTTGGCAAATTATTTGACACTTTCAAAGGATGGTACATTTACAGGAGAGCTGACCATGACCTACCTTTCTAAGTTCCTGTTTGGATCCTACATTTCTGATGAAGAAGTGAATTTAACCCTGGGACTTCGAAAATCGTTATTCAATAACAGGGCTATAATTTCGGTTGCGGCAGAGGACATTTTGGAACGATTTAATCCAACGTATAGCTCTAGATATCTAAACCAAGACAATTTTTACAGAAGACGTCCTGAAACACAATTTATTAGAGTAGGTTTCACCTATAACTTCGGAAACTTTAGATTGGAGGATAATCAGAAAGAAATTGACAAAAAAGAACGGGAAAGACTAGAGCTGGAATAA
- a CDS encoding sodium:proton antiporter: MLELAGIIILGIIAQWVAWRFKLPAILPLILIGLLVGPIATLYTEDGAKLIEPIWNGEKGLFPGDGLYYFVSLAISIILFEGGLTLKRAEIKNVGPVITKLITIGSIVTFFGAGVAAHYIFGLTWQISFLFSALIIVTGPTVITPILRNIPLKKDVSAVLKWEGILIDPIGALVAVLVFEFISVGEGSAFTQTALVEFGKILLFGTTFGFTFAHALAFAIKKDLIPHYLMNVVSLSVVLLVFVESDVFAHESGLLAVVVMGMVMGNMNLPNLKELLYFKESLSVLLISILFILLAANINVSDMELIFNWNTAILFAVIVFIVRPLGVFLSAHGSGLKLKEKLFIGWVGPRGIVAAGIASLFGSKLLAKGVPGAEYITPLVFMIVLGTVLLNATTARLFAKLIGVFLTKSEGILIIGASKVSRLIGNYLKKNNRHVVLIDNNQTNVEKAQSLGLEAMTANIYSDSLADNIELNDMGYLMALTGNSDINKFAIDKFKKQFGENGAFRLVNTEEMNNPENNPEEGLFSHNDDFMKLMDAVRKYPAIHEISLKDKQHYDGLIDITQKDNDVIPVFTKSPDGSIQIIPANSKDFTPNGEGHKLVYLGKMFDID, from the coding sequence ATGCTTGAACTTGCAGGAATAATTATTCTTGGAATTATTGCACAATGGGTGGCGTGGCGTTTTAAATTGCCCGCAATTTTACCTCTTATATTGATTGGTCTCTTGGTAGGTCCAATTGCAACCTTGTACACTGAAGATGGGGCAAAACTAATTGAGCCGATATGGAATGGGGAAAAAGGACTTTTCCCAGGTGATGGTTTGTATTACTTTGTTTCTTTGGCCATTAGTATTATCCTATTTGAAGGAGGGCTTACCCTAAAACGAGCCGAGATTAAAAATGTTGGCCCAGTTATCACAAAATTAATTACGATAGGCTCTATTGTAACTTTTTTTGGAGCTGGAGTTGCAGCACATTATATTTTTGGACTTACTTGGCAAATTTCATTTCTTTTTTCCGCTTTAATCATTGTCACCGGGCCAACTGTAATTACTCCAATTCTTAGAAATATTCCACTTAAAAAGGATGTTTCTGCCGTTTTAAAATGGGAAGGAATTCTTATAGATCCAATAGGGGCTTTAGTTGCGGTATTGGTATTTGAGTTTATTAGTGTAGGAGAGGGCAGCGCCTTTACACAAACAGCTTTAGTTGAATTTGGCAAGATTTTACTTTTTGGAACTACTTTCGGATTTACGTTTGCCCATGCTTTGGCTTTTGCCATTAAAAAAGACTTGATTCCACATTATCTAATGAACGTAGTATCGCTTTCTGTTGTGCTTCTTGTGTTTGTGGAATCAGATGTTTTTGCACACGAATCTGGGCTTTTGGCCGTAGTGGTCATGGGTATGGTTATGGGCAATATGAACTTACCCAATCTTAAAGAGCTACTTTACTTTAAAGAATCTTTGAGTGTTTTACTTATATCTATTCTTTTCATCTTGCTGGCAGCAAATATCAACGTTAGTGATATGGAGCTGATTTTTAATTGGAATACCGCGATACTTTTTGCTGTAATTGTCTTTATCGTTAGGCCACTTGGTGTTTTTCTAAGCGCACATGGGTCAGGTTTAAAACTCAAGGAGAAACTATTTATAGGCTGGGTAGGGCCAAGAGGTATTGTTGCTGCGGGTATAGCTTCTTTATTCGGATCTAAGTTATTGGCAAAAGGAGTGCCTGGCGCGGAGTATATTACGCCCCTGGTTTTTATGATTGTTTTGGGAACGGTACTATTAAACGCTACTACAGCGAGACTTTTTGCAAAATTGATAGGAGTGTTTTTAACAAAGTCCGAAGGAATACTAATTATTGGTGCGTCCAAAGTATCAAGATTAATAGGCAACTACCTAAAAAAGAACAATAGACATGTTGTGCTTATTGATAACAACCAGACCAATGTGGAGAAGGCACAAAGCTTAGGATTAGAAGCTATGACAGCTAACATTTATTCGGATTCTTTGGCGGATAACATTGAATTGAACGACATGGGCTATTTAATGGCGCTTACGGGAAATTCTGATATTAACAAATTTGCAATTGACAAGTTTAAAAAGCAATTTGGGGAGAATGGAGCATTTAGATTAGTAAATACCGAAGAGATGAACAACCCGGAAAATAACCCGGAGGAAGGTCTTTTTTCCCATAATGATGACTTCATGAAATTAATGGATGCCGTGCGCAAGTATCCAGCAATACATGAAATCAGTCTAAAGGACAAGCAACATTATGATGGCCTCATTGACATTACCCAAAAAGACAACGATGTCATTCCAGTGTTCACCAAATCACCGGATGGAAGTATACAGATAATCCCCGCCAACAGTAAAGACTTTACCCCTAATGGAGAAGGGCATAAATTGGTATATCTAGGAAAAATGTTTGATATCGACTAA